Within the Gammaproteobacteria bacterium genome, the region GTGTAAAGTTATCAGAGAGTTTGGTATTTCGGTTTTCGTCTGTCAACCTAATGGGGAAGCTTACGCCACGAGTTCGCATTGAAAGCAGACAGGACAACAACAAACAAGCAAAGTCTATTATTTTACTGAGGCATTTTTAGGTTTGACTATCTCAAACTCAATTGCTCGTTTTTTGATTTTTTCGACAAATTCAGGTGAATCCTTCGCAAACTTCCATCGCCCATCGACGTAGATACTAATTTCATCTGTGGGAAACGTACGATAACGCTGATCGGGTGGAAAATTTAGATATTGATATTTCTTGTTTGGCTCAACGAAGTAAAGTTCAAATACGAGTCGATCAATTTTATATTTCTTTCCTGGTAGGGGTTCTATTCTTTCGCTCTCCAAATACATAAAGGTATAGGGCCAATTCATGTTGAAATCCGCAATATAATAAGTTACTTTAAATCCCTGTGTGGATTTCTCATGTTCCTCTTTTCTAAACTGCTCAATCAAGGCCAGCTTTTCAGGCGAAGGTGGTTTGTCTATCTCTGGCTCCCAATCGGAGTTAAAAATGACGGTCTTGCTAAAAACCTTTTTTTGATAACGTGCGAGTAAACGGCGATGATAATCGTGTTTAACCCGGTCCTCTTTATCAAGCCAGCCTAGCATTCTGTCGTAGGTAGCGTCGTCCGGTACTTCGTTGGTTTTATCGACGATAAACAGACGTGGCCGCTCCTTATCTTCCAACAGACCACAAGGTCCAGAATGGCTTTTTACATTATAGAAAAGCTGGTTTCCTAAGCCAATCTTCCCTAGTTTATCATCAGTCCCAATCTCCCGATGGATTCGGTTCGTGGTAAAAAACATCACCAAAAAATCAAAGTCGTTACTGTAGACGCTAACAGTAAACGGAGTATCCTTTGGAATAAGCAATCCATTGTATCCCCAATAGACGTCGAAACGCGCATCATCAATTACACATTTAAAGGCCTTTTCCCCATCGGTCATCGCGGAAGCGGCGAATGGAGTTATAAATGTAACAAGTAAAATCCATTTCCACGAATTCCTTTTAAACATTCTCACAGTTTATGGCTCCACTATTTATACCTAAAGAAAAGGAATTCATTTTTTTTCACTTCTTGAGGGAAGACTTGCTCATACATTCCTTGTTTAAGACCGCGGCTAATATAACCAGGTTCTGGAAGCGGTGGCGAATAATAAAACATCGCGCCCTGCGTATCATCCTTCACGTGTCCTCCTGCAACATTCAGGAAGGCACGTCCTGACTCATAATAGGCTGATCTATCAGCCTCGCTCAGGTTAGACGAGTCTTCGGCGCGATAAAACAGGTTTTTATACTGAGGGTTATCTGCTTTATCGCCCGCCGGATTCACGGCATCGTAGGCATTCTTTTGAAAGATCACGTCTTCGTAGGTCTTGAGTCCTTTGAATTCGTGTTTGGTATCCTCCAAACGACTCTTCATCGATTGCGCCACGGCTTCCTTAGAGGCATAGTTTTGGCCCGCAGCTTCACCAAATACCGCTCGACCACCTACTTCAGGATACTTATTGCTGAAGTTTAGATCGTGTTTGCCATCTTCGGTAATATTCCAGATACCTCGTCCAACCTCGGTCTTGTATTGTTGGTAAGACGCTGCGGTATTCAAATCAAAGACACCGGAGCGGCTAACGTCCCGATAGCCGTATTTATACAGTTGGTTTTGCAATGTCTTCACGTCTTTACTTTCAGCTCCAAGTTCAAAATTTGAAATGAAAGCTCCTTTTGGCAGCTTGCCTGTATTTCTATTGGAAGCGGGTATACCTGAATTATCTACCTTCTCTATAAACGCCCGGCTACTTATATCCCCTACGTTTAGGAACCCAGGATCACGCAAGCCTCCGGCTTGTTGAACCGTAAATTCAGCCAGGGTAGGCGGTCCGACAAAATCATTTGAAAGAGGTGCAACATCATTCAGACCCGGCACCACCAACTCCGCTCCCGCGTAAATCAAATCCGGGTTGTCGATGTTGTTGGCGGCCGCCAGGGCTTCGGTTGTGGTACCAAACTTCTGCGCCAGTTCAGACAAGGTGTCACCTTTCTGAATGGTGTAGTTGCTGTTGCTGCCGTCACCGGTGGCGTTTCCTGCACCCGCAACACCGGCATCCGCCAGTGAAGCAGTGTCTGTGCCGGATGTACCATTCGCGTCAAATGCGGCGCCCTTCGCTCCCTGAACCTCCCCGTCACTACCAATACCACCACTCACATCCGTCATGGTGCTGCCCTGATCAAGACTTGCCAGTTGCGTGTTGTCCAGCCCCAGCTTTGCCAACTGTTGTCGATCCAGCGGTTTACCGCTTTCATCCACGTACTGTCCGTTAACACGCTGCAGGTTGCGCCCGGCACCGGCATTCGCATCGTTCGCTGCCTTCGGTCCTGATGACGTTGGATCAGGCAGCATGCCGACGAGTTTCGCACCACCCGTGTGGACCTCTACTAAGGGCTACCTATGTATTCTATGAATTGTTGCGGTGGGAAATGAAGGGATAACATCAGGCGGAAGGAACAACAACAGGACATCATTTTACCTGAATTATTTCTCCGTCTTTAAACAAATATTCTTCATAAGGCTTAGTACTAGACTTCAGAAATGAAACGTGGATTCCGCCATTTTCGTATCCAAATGACGGCCATGCGCCACAATTACCGAACTCGGGTGACATGTGCTTTAAGCCCTTATTGCTGAATTCTAATATTCTGAACCGTTTATCACAGCCGTCGTTCTTCTCCATAAACCTAATTACGACAAACTGTGGACTTGACTCCATGGGATATTGAAACTTAATAAACCCTGCCTTGAATTGATGCTCTTGAAAAATTTTTTTTGTATTCAACTGAATGGTAATCTCTGTGTCGCCGTTTACTTTTTCTTCCGACACCACCATCAACTTTCCTGCAAGAGTATTTACTTCATCTTTATTGTAATATCGTTTTTTTTCTTCCTTTTTAGAAACATTTTTTCCTATTTTTCTCTTGTCTACTAACTGCCGTCCATGGTATTCCCAGCTTCCATCCGGATCTGCTGGGTGCATCGATGGCATTGTTATTTTCAAACGATCATTATCGAGATTTGCCTGTATCAAATCACTGCAAGTACCAAATTCTTTGGTTATAAAAATGTCGTTCTTGTTTTTGACATCAATGATTTTGTAGAAAGCCGGACAAGCATTTCCTCCATCTGTAAGGGAAATGACTATCAGAGTGCTATCACCCACTGAAAAATATCCATTTAAATACACAAAGGGGTAATCCTTTTCCTCATAAATCAATTTATCATCCAGAAATATTTTTACCGCCCTATTTCCAAAATCTTCCGGTTCGCCAAATTGCTTTTTTAAAACTGTGCCTTGGCCTGTTTTGAATGATTCCACGGAATCTTGAAATATCTCGGCGCTTGCTGAGTTTAATAAACCACAAAGGAGCAACACAAAACCGATTCGAAAATACATGGTTAATTCCTTTCCACTATTTGTCTCTTCTATTTAAACTTCGATGGATCAACATACTTGTTCATATGACCTTGTAACCATTCCCTGTAGGCAGTTGGTGCGTTACCTCCTGCTTGGTTAATATAGGTCGTAGCATGTTCATCTCCAACCTGTTTTGTCAATAGATTGGACGCTGTCTCTTGCGTTAGTATGGGCGCATTGGGTTTGTTGTCAATATTCAAGTTACGTTTTGCGCCTTCGTACCCACTTTGATGCGTCATGTACATGGCTTGCGCCAGTGTTTTTTCGTTGGCATCAGCCGACACCAACCCCGCATCTATTAACCTGTTCAAGTTACGGTTGCCCATTTCTGCTGCAGCCACAATTGACTCACGTGAACTGTAGCGCAAGTCGAGTAGTCCCTCTTTGTTGGTAATCTTGTTTTTGTCATCGATAAAGCCCAGTTCCTTGGCTCGTTGGTTTAAGTAAGTGTCAGATCGTTTGGCCTCGTCGATCCATGTTCCTTCAAGGAATTGCGTAAGACCTGCGGCCGTGGAACTCTTGTTCTTCGACATTGGATCCCATACACCATTCTTTTTGTCCGCTTCCGCATTTATGAGGGCGGCAATCGTCGCCTTGGTTCGACCAGTCCGTTGCGCCGCAAATTCAATATCCTGTTGGTACTTGCTGTTTTGGCGCAGATTGAGTGTATCGCTAGAAGCAGGTTTTGTTCCCTTTACCAATTCAAATACCGGCTTGTCGCCAACATCTTGCATCAAGAAGTCAGAGGCATTCAGCCCACCGGACTTTTGATCTGCAAGCGCTGCTATTTGCCCCGGACTCTCCCCACGAATAAACCGCTCCATCGCGGCCGTGGTCTTGCTGCCGAGTTTTCCATCGACACCATCGACCGTTTTTCCATTCGCCTTGTACTGCAAGGCCTCGGCTTCTCCACCGAGATTCTCCAGGATCAACTGCGCGGAGGCGATTTCATCCGCGGTGGCGGTGTTGCCTTTGGCGTAGACCATCGCCACGTATTCTTCCGGTGTCTCAGGGACATAACCGTTGTCGGTGGCAGCATTTCCTGTGCCGGATGTGGCCGCAGAACCGCTTGCACCTTCACCCGTCGC harbors:
- a CDS encoding LysM peptidoglycan-binding domain-containing protein; translation: MLPDPTSSGPKAANDANAGAGRNLQRVNGQYVDESGKPLDRQQLAKLGLDNTQLASLDQGSTMTDVSGGIGSDGEVQGAKGAAFDANGTSGTDTASLADAGVAGAGNATGDGSNSNYTIQKGDTLSELAQKFGTTTEALAAANNIDNPDLIYAGAELVVPGLNDVAPLSNDFVGPPTLAEFTVQQAGGLRDPGFLNVGDISSRAFIEKVDNSGIPASNRNTGKLPKGAFISNFELGAESKDVKTLQNQLYKYGYRDVSRSGVFDLNTAASYQQYKTEVGRGIWNITEDGKHDLNFSNKYPEVGGRAVFGEAAGQNYASKEAVAQSMKSRLEDTKHEFKGLKTYEDVIFQKNAYDAVNPAGDKADNPQYKNLFYRAEDSSNLSEADRSAYYESGRAFLNVAGGHVKDDTQGAMFYYSPPLPEPGYISRGLKQGMYEQVFPQEVKKNEFLFFRYK